Proteins from a single region of Dysosmobacter acutus:
- a CDS encoding S-layer homology domain-containing protein: MAILLALFLSTSCIPCAAADTAFSKTRAYPGFSDVVEDAWCYDAVKLCYETGLLNGTSTETFSPNSPLAMEQLMVLSARLYDLRKGGDGVLPPAPQEPREYVRFYDLTGTQVANLGQVLSYSWASGDFMLTAELQTPFSPYFPLRIEFGFDGDGFRYSGSGQTGPDGKTVSFHLTPDTDAKSMAIHLNAYSRSWRNAQAAGAWDQWWFPAAFYIDYRENLDILYSPHWLVSSFGDTAWREDFAMWLSSVGGEMEQRCTVDSLPDVPGARYDAEQTEAILSLYRAGILNGTDAAGTFRGTAPLTRAQAAVMLSRVLESSLRI, from the coding sequence TTGGCAATTCTATTGGCTCTATTCCTGTCCACATCCTGTATCCCTTGTGCCGCAGCGGATACAGCGTTTTCCAAGACACGGGCGTACCCGGGCTTTTCCGACGTGGTGGAGGACGCGTGGTGCTATGACGCGGTGAAGCTCTGCTATGAGACAGGTCTTCTCAACGGCACCTCGACGGAGACCTTCTCCCCCAACTCGCCTCTGGCTATGGAGCAGCTGATGGTGCTTTCCGCCCGGCTGTATGACCTGCGAAAAGGTGGGGACGGAGTGCTGCCCCCGGCGCCTCAGGAACCCCGGGAGTACGTTCGGTTTTACGACCTGACCGGCACCCAGGTGGCCAACCTGGGCCAGGTCCTGTCCTACAGCTGGGCGAGCGGCGACTTTATGCTGACGGCGGAACTTCAAACGCCCTTCTCCCCCTATTTCCCCCTGCGCATCGAATTCGGCTTTGACGGCGACGGCTTTCGGTACAGCGGCAGCGGCCAGACCGGGCCGGACGGAAAAACCGTCTCCTTCCATCTGACACCGGACACGGATGCAAAATCCATGGCCATCCATCTCAACGCCTACAGCCGCTCCTGGCGAAATGCCCAGGCGGCCGGGGCTTGGGACCAGTGGTGGTTCCCGGCCGCCTTCTACATTGACTACCGGGAGAATCTGGATATTCTCTACAGCCCCCACTGGCTGGTCAGCTCTTTTGGGGACACCGCTTGGCGGGAGGATTTTGCCATGTGGCTCAGCTCCGTGGGCGGCGAGATGGAACAGCGGTGTACCGTGGACTCCCTGCCCGACGTACCCGGCGCACGCTACGACGCGGAGCAGACCGAGGCCATCCTCTCCCTATACCGGGCCGGTATTCTCAACGGGACGGACGCCGCCGGCACCTTTCGCGGCACCGCGCCCCTGACCCGCGCCCAGGCGGCCGTCATGCTGTCCCGGGTGCTGGAATCGTCACTGCGGATTTAA
- the mscL gene encoding large-conductance mechanosensitive channel protein MscL, protein MAKGNGFVAEFKQFIARGNVLDMAVGVIIGGAFGKISTSLVNDIIMPAVSMLTGGVDFSQWKIVLKQAVVENGEEIAAAVSINYGSFLSTILDFLIIALAVFCLIRAINKFHRKKEEAAPPAPPAPSAEEKLLTEIRDLLKASK, encoded by the coding sequence ATGGCAAAAGGCAACGGATTTGTCGCCGAATTTAAGCAGTTCATCGCCCGGGGCAACGTATTGGACATGGCCGTCGGCGTCATCATCGGCGGCGCGTTCGGCAAAATCTCCACCTCGCTTGTCAACGACATCATCATGCCCGCCGTGTCCATGCTCACCGGCGGCGTGGATTTCAGCCAGTGGAAGATCGTGCTGAAGCAGGCGGTGGTGGAAAATGGCGAGGAGATTGCCGCTGCGGTCTCCATCAACTACGGCTCGTTCCTCTCCACCATCCTGGACTTTCTGATCATCGCCCTGGCTGTGTTCTGCCTGATCCGGGCCATCAACAAGTTCCACCGGAAAAAGGAAGAGGCCGCCCCTCCCGCCCCGCCGGCGCCCTCCGCCGAGGAGAAGCTTCTGACGGAGATCCGGGACCTGCTGAAAGCGTCCAAATGA
- a CDS encoding ParA family protein, giving the protein MAKIIAIVNQKGGVGKTTTCVNLTAALHELGKRVLLCDFDPQANSTSGMGVDKSLSQGVYQVMVGDAPVREAVVSTRYGDVLPSNKALAGAGIELISMDSREFLLRNALNQLQDDYDFIFIDCPPSLELLTLNALCAADALLVPVQGEYFALEGLSDLMSTVRIVRRSLNPRLELEGVLLTMFDGRTNLALQVAEEVKRFFPGKVYSTVIPRNVRLSEAPSHGKPITSYDRSSRGAESYTALAREFLRKNSQ; this is encoded by the coding sequence TTGGCTAAAATCATCGCAATTGTCAATCAAAAAGGCGGCGTGGGCAAGACGACCACCTGCGTCAATCTGACCGCCGCCCTTCACGAGTTGGGCAAGCGGGTGCTGCTGTGCGACTTTGACCCCCAGGCCAACTCCACCTCCGGGATGGGCGTGGACAAATCCCTGTCCCAGGGCGTCTACCAGGTGATGGTGGGCGACGCTCCGGTGCGTGAGGCGGTGGTTTCCACCCGCTACGGCGACGTGCTGCCCTCCAACAAGGCGCTGGCCGGCGCGGGCATTGAGCTGATTTCCATGGACTCCCGGGAGTTTTTGCTGCGAAATGCCCTCAACCAGCTTCAGGACGACTATGACTTCATCTTCATCGACTGTCCCCCCTCCCTGGAGCTTTTGACCCTCAACGCCCTCTGCGCGGCGGACGCGCTGCTGGTTCCGGTGCAGGGGGAATACTTTGCACTGGAGGGGCTTTCAGACCTGATGAGCACCGTGCGCATCGTGCGCCGGTCCCTGAACCCCCGGCTGGAACTGGAGGGCGTGCTGCTGACCATGTTTGACGGCCGCACCAACCTGGCCCTCCAGGTGGCGGAGGAGGTCAAGCGCTTTTTCCCGGGCAAGGTCTACTCCACGGTGATTCCAAGGAATGTGCGGCTCAGCGAGGCCCCAAGCCACGGCAAGCCCATCACCTCCTACGACCGCAGCTCCCGGGGCGCGGAGAGCTACACCGCCCTGGCCAGGGAGTTTCTCAGGAAGAACAGCCAATAA
- the serS gene encoding serine--tRNA ligase yields the protein MLDIKLIRENPDLVRQNIRNKFQDSKLPLVDEVLKLDEEFRAAVTEGSELRAARNSLSKQIGMLMGQAKKDPSKLSEAEAVKAQVTANAERLKELEEREAELEGEIRKRMLVIPQLLDEKVPIGKDDSQNVEVARFGEPVTPPFEIPYHAEIMESFEGLDLDAARRVAGNGFYYLMGDMARLHSAVISYARDFMIDRGFTYCVPPFMIRQGVVDGVMSFAEMDAMMYKIEGEDLYLIGTSEHSMIGKFIDQILPEESLPQTLTSYSPCFRKEKGAHGIEERGVYRIHQFEKQEMIVVCRPEESPVWFDKLWQNTVELFRSLDIPVRTLECCSGDLADLKCRSLDVEAWSPRQQKYFEVGSCSNLGDAQARRLKIRVTGQDGKKYLPHTLNNTVVAPPRMLIAFLENNLCDDGSVRVPEALRPYMGGKELLLPKKR from the coding sequence GTGCTTGATATCAAACTGATCCGGGAAAATCCCGACCTGGTGCGTCAGAACATCAGAAACAAATTCCAGGACAGCAAGCTCCCCCTGGTGGACGAAGTGCTGAAGTTGGATGAGGAGTTCCGCGCCGCCGTCACGGAGGGCAGCGAGCTCCGGGCCGCCCGCAACTCCCTCAGCAAGCAGATCGGCATGCTGATGGGTCAGGCCAAAAAGGACCCGTCCAAGCTGTCAGAGGCGGAGGCCGTCAAGGCCCAGGTCACCGCCAACGCCGAGCGGCTCAAGGAGCTGGAAGAGCGGGAAGCCGAGCTGGAGGGGGAAATCCGCAAACGGATGCTGGTGATTCCCCAGCTTTTGGATGAGAAAGTGCCCATCGGCAAAGACGATTCACAAAACGTGGAGGTGGCGCGCTTCGGCGAGCCCGTGACCCCTCCCTTTGAAATCCCCTACCACGCGGAGATCATGGAGTCCTTTGAGGGACTGGATCTGGACGCCGCCCGCCGGGTGGCTGGCAACGGCTTTTACTATCTCATGGGCGACATGGCCCGGCTCCACTCCGCCGTCATCTCCTACGCCCGGGATTTCATGATCGACCGCGGCTTTACCTACTGCGTGCCGCCCTTTATGATCCGCCAGGGCGTGGTGGACGGCGTTATGAGCTTTGCGGAAATGGACGCCATGATGTACAAGATCGAAGGCGAGGACCTCTATCTCATCGGCACCAGCGAACACTCCATGATCGGAAAGTTTATCGACCAGATTCTTCCGGAGGAGTCCCTGCCCCAGACGCTGACCTCCTACTCACCCTGCTTCCGCAAGGAAAAGGGCGCCCATGGCATTGAGGAGCGTGGCGTATACCGCATCCACCAGTTTGAAAAGCAGGAGATGATCGTGGTCTGCAGGCCCGAGGAGTCCCCCGTCTGGTTTGACAAGCTGTGGCAGAACACGGTGGAGCTGTTCCGCAGCCTGGACATCCCCGTCCGGACGCTGGAGTGCTGCTCCGGGGACCTGGCGGATTTGAAGTGCCGCTCCCTTGATGTGGAGGCCTGGTCTCCCCGGCAGCAGAAGTACTTCGAGGTGGGCTCCTGCTCCAACCTGGGCGACGCGCAGGCCCGGCGGCTGAAAATCCGCGTCACCGGGCAGGATGGAAAGAAATACCTGCCCCACACGCTGAACAACACAGTGGTGGCGCCGCCCCGGATGCTCATTGCCTTCCTCGAAAACAACCTCTGTGATGACGGCTCCGTCCGGGTACCGGAAGCGCTGCGCCCCTATATGGGCGGCAAGGAGCTGCTGCTTCCCAAGAAGAGGTAA
- a CDS encoding penicillin-binding transpeptidase domain-containing protein, translating into MEDSKYFHIRVSVIALFLAVCLTAFVGVLYSTQIVHGQDYLEQSVRTITQRETVEASRGILTDRNGKTLVSNRLSYTLTFDSSLLDKGENEAEAIWNLIQLCQRYGVEWVENLPITAQAPFAFALDGLDSTQSSRFIKYLQANKWIADSLPASYRAEEMTRQEQLSAYLKESGLSADTLLAGMRTVLGVPASYSDSQARSVMGVQYELAVRKLVNTSAYIFAVDVSTEMISEITDGDYPGVKVGSSSVRDYQTDAAAHILGFVGRMEDEYEELKDKGYSLDDLVGKSGVELAFEEYLHGTDGTRVVSKNSEGKTTSELYTKAPQPGSTVSLTIDLPFQEAVETALAKTVGDMTEKDGISRGGGAAVVQVGTGEVMALASYPTYNLATYSQDSAELNTREDAPLFNRATQGTYPPGSTFKPLTAIAALEEGVVTPSEKIRDTGRWYYPQMIAGSEPFGLNCWNRSGHGLVNITEAITVSCNYFFYQMGYLLGIDRIDEYAAAFGLGQPTGIEIDEKSGTLASPAAREAAGGTWYGGDTVQAAIGQSDHLFTPLQLANYVATIVSGGKHYPAHLLKSVKSYDNSELLYAGVPDPLNTVSISDSTLNVVKTGMHGLVTSGSLSSYFANCVVDAGAKTGTAQLGAKIKDNGILVCFAPYDDPEIALAIVIEKGGSGAALASTAVEILNSYFSTDEIGAALIGEDQLLQ; encoded by the coding sequence ATGGAAGACAGCAAATATTTTCACATCCGCGTCTCAGTGATCGCGCTGTTTCTGGCCGTTTGCCTCACGGCCTTTGTGGGCGTGCTCTACTCCACCCAGATCGTCCACGGCCAGGACTACCTGGAGCAGTCGGTGCGCACCATCACCCAGCGGGAGACGGTGGAGGCCTCCCGGGGCATTCTCACCGACCGCAACGGCAAAACCCTGGTATCCAACCGCCTGAGCTATACGCTGACCTTTGACAGCTCCCTTTTGGACAAGGGAGAAAATGAGGCGGAGGCCATCTGGAACCTGATTCAGCTCTGCCAGAGGTATGGTGTGGAGTGGGTGGAGAATCTGCCCATCACCGCTCAGGCTCCCTTTGCCTTTGCTCTGGACGGACTGGATTCCACCCAAAGTTCCCGCTTTATCAAATACCTTCAGGCCAACAAGTGGATCGCAGACTCCCTGCCCGCCTCCTACCGCGCGGAGGAGATGACCCGGCAGGAGCAGCTTTCCGCCTATCTGAAGGAGAGCGGCCTGAGCGCGGACACGCTTCTTGCCGGCATGCGCACGGTGCTGGGCGTGCCCGCCTCCTACAGTGACAGCCAGGCCCGCTCCGTCATGGGGGTACAGTACGAGCTTGCGGTGCGTAAACTGGTGAATACCTCCGCCTATATCTTTGCCGTGGATGTGAGCACGGAGATGATCTCCGAGATCACCGACGGCGACTATCCCGGCGTAAAGGTGGGCTCCTCCTCCGTCCGGGACTATCAAACCGACGCTGCGGCCCACATCTTAGGATTTGTGGGGCGCATGGAGGATGAATATGAAGAGCTGAAGGACAAAGGCTATTCCTTAGACGACCTGGTAGGCAAATCCGGCGTGGAGCTGGCCTTTGAGGAATACCTCCACGGCACCGACGGCACCCGGGTGGTCTCGAAAAACAGCGAGGGCAAAACCACCAGCGAGCTTTACACCAAGGCCCCTCAGCCCGGAAGCACCGTGTCGCTGACCATCGATCTGCCCTTTCAGGAGGCCGTGGAGACCGCCCTGGCCAAGACCGTGGGCGATATGACGGAAAAGGACGGCATCTCCCGGGGAGGCGGCGCGGCCGTGGTCCAGGTGGGCACCGGAGAGGTGATGGCGCTGGCCTCCTACCCCACCTACAACCTGGCCACCTACTCCCAGGACAGCGCCGAGCTCAACACCCGGGAGGACGCGCCCCTCTTCAACCGTGCCACCCAGGGCACCTATCCCCCCGGCTCCACCTTTAAACCCCTCACCGCCATCGCGGCGTTGGAGGAAGGCGTTGTCACCCCCAGCGAAAAGATTCGGGACACCGGCCGGTGGTACTATCCCCAGATGATCGCCGGCTCGGAGCCCTTCGGCCTCAACTGCTGGAATCGCAGCGGCCACGGCCTTGTCAATATCACCGAGGCCATCACCGTCTCCTGCAACTATTTTTTCTACCAGATGGGTTATCTGCTGGGCATCGACAGGATAGACGAATATGCCGCGGCCTTTGGCCTGGGCCAGCCCACGGGAATTGAAATAGATGAGAAATCCGGCACGCTGGCCAGCCCCGCGGCGCGGGAGGCAGCCGGCGGCACCTGGTATGGAGGAGACACGGTACAGGCCGCCATCGGCCAGTCCGACCACCTGTTTACGCCGCTCCAGCTGGCCAACTATGTGGCCACCATTGTCTCCGGCGGCAAGCACTACCCGGCCCATCTGCTCAAAAGCGTCAAATCCTATGACAACTCGGAGCTGCTCTACGCCGGTGTTCCGGATCCGCTGAACACCGTTTCCATCAGCGACTCCACCCTCAATGTGGTAAAGACCGGCATGCATGGTCTGGTCACCTCCGGAAGCCTTTCCTCCTACTTTGCAAACTGCGTGGTGGACGCGGGCGCCAAGACCGGCACCGCCCAATTGGGCGCCAAAATAAAAGACAACGGCATCCTTGTCTGCTTTGCCCCCTACGACGATCCGGAGATCGCTTTGGCCATTGTCATTGAAAAGGGCGGCTCCGGTGCGGCGCTGGCCTCCACCGCCGTGGAGATTCTCAACTCCTACTTCTCCACCGATGAGATCGGCGCGGCGCTGATCGGCGAGGACCAGCTTCTGCAATAG
- the minD gene encoding septum site-determining protein MinD: MGESIVVVSGKGGTGKTSFTASVGSALSLLGKRVLCLDCDIGLRNLDLALGLTDRALMDFTDVALGRCTLEEAVVQHPRMPNLYLLTAPMGMGRQVLTGADMYRLISRINKTFDYCLIDAPAGLGSGFRLASCAADRAVVVTTTDATSLRDAQHTVMLLDGQFPQNRLHLVVNRVRRKLLKGLHATIDDAIDTAGLPLLGVVPEDDALPICMGRGIPLMLSDSSLAAAAYGNIAKRITGARVPLMRIK; this comes from the coding sequence ATGGGAGAAAGTATTGTTGTGGTGTCCGGCAAGGGCGGCACCGGGAAAACTTCATTCACCGCCAGTGTGGGTTCCGCGCTGTCCCTGCTTGGAAAGCGGGTGCTTTGCCTGGACTGCGACATCGGGCTGCGGAACCTGGATTTGGCCTTGGGCCTCACCGACCGGGCGCTGATGGATTTCACCGACGTGGCCCTGGGCCGCTGCACCCTGGAGGAGGCGGTGGTCCAGCATCCCCGGATGCCAAACCTCTATCTGCTGACCGCGCCCATGGGGATGGGGCGGCAGGTTTTGACCGGCGCGGACATGTACCGCCTGATCTCAAGGATCAACAAAACCTTTGACTACTGCCTCATCGACGCTCCCGCCGGGTTAGGCTCCGGTTTTCGCCTGGCCTCCTGCGCTGCGGACCGGGCCGTTGTGGTCACCACCACTGACGCCACCAGCCTTCGGGACGCCCAGCATACGGTCATGCTGTTGGACGGACAGTTTCCCCAGAACCGGCTGCACCTGGTGGTGAACCGGGTGCGCAGGAAGCTTCTCAAGGGGCTTCACGCCACCATCGACGACGCCATCGACACCGCCGGGCTGCCCCTTTTGGGCGTGGTGCCGGAGGACGACGCCCTGCCCATCTGCATGGGCCGGGGCATCCCCCTGATGCTCTCCGACTCCTCGCTGGCGGCCGCGGCCTATGGGAACATTGCAAAACGCATCACCGGGGCGCGGGTTCCGCTGATGCGGATCAAATAG
- a CDS encoding ParB/RepB/Spo0J family partition protein: protein MATNKAKGLGRGLGALLGEEALKGDTGSALSLPISQVESCSSQPRKFFDDASLADLADSIRQHGIIQPLTVRRLSSGYYQIIAGERRWRAARLAGLQEVPVIVIEADDRKAAELAMIENLQREDLNPMEEASGFQSLIDTYHMTQEEAAAAVGKSRSAVANSLRLLGLCPPVRKLVEEGALSSGHARALLPLGAEAQQKAAAAVVDGDLSVRQTETLVKKLTESKPNGPAPKSGVSVNYTEEAQKELSSRLGRGCRIVSGRKKGRIELEYYGLDDLNDLLEALSALKHRDA from the coding sequence ATGGCAACAAATAAGGCAAAGGGTCTGGGCCGGGGACTGGGGGCCCTTTTGGGCGAGGAAGCGCTGAAAGGTGATACGGGAAGCGCCCTCTCCCTCCCCATTTCCCAGGTGGAGAGCTGCTCCAGCCAGCCCCGCAAGTTTTTTGACGACGCCTCCCTGGCGGACTTGGCGGACTCTATCCGTCAGCACGGCATCATCCAGCCTCTGACGGTGCGCCGCCTCTCCTCCGGCTACTATCAGATCATCGCCGGAGAGCGCCGCTGGCGGGCGGCGCGTCTGGCCGGGCTGCAGGAGGTGCCGGTCATCGTCATCGAGGCCGACGACCGCAAGGCCGCTGAGCTGGCCATGATCGAAAACCTCCAGCGGGAGGACCTGAACCCCATGGAGGAGGCCTCCGGCTTCCAGTCCCTCATCGACACCTACCACATGACCCAGGAGGAGGCGGCCGCCGCGGTGGGCAAGTCCCGCAGCGCCGTGGCCAACTCCCTGCGGCTTCTTGGGCTCTGTCCTCCGGTCCGCAAGCTGGTGGAGGAAGGCGCCCTGTCCTCCGGCCATGCCCGGGCCCTGCTGCCCTTGGGGGCGGAGGCTCAGCAAAAGGCCGCCGCCGCGGTGGTGGACGGCGATCTCTCCGTCCGGCAGACGGAGACGCTGGTCAAGAAACTGACCGAGTCCAAGCCGAACGGCCCCGCGCCGAAAAGCGGCGTCAGCGTCAACTATACGGAGGAGGCCCAGAAGGAGCTCAGCTCCCGGCTGGGCCGGGGCTGCCGCATTGTCAGCGGCCGGAAAAAGGGCCGCATTGAGCTGGAATACTATGGTCTGGACGACCTGAACGATCTTTTGGAGGCCTTGTCCGCCCTGAAGCACAGGGACGCATGA
- the rsmG gene encoding 16S rRNA (guanine(527)-N(7))-methyltransferase RsmG, whose amino-acid sequence MREALVRGLRALGLPEDCAPRLERYGELLLKKNEVMNLTAITAPEDVARLHFLDSLALLNLTDFSGKSLVDVGTGAGFPGLPLRICRPDIRLTLLDSLGKRITFLQEVCDALDLEDVTCVHGRAEEFASAHRESFDLAASRAVASLPMLCELCLPLVRPGGAFLAMKSVDCAQELSAAAKAIKVLGGEVEEVRDYEVPGAGVTHRLISIRKVCSTPPKYPRAFAKIKKAPL is encoded by the coding sequence ATGAGGGAGGCGCTGGTGCGGGGCCTCCGGGCGCTGGGCCTTCCCGAGGACTGCGCCCCCCGGTTGGAGCGCTATGGGGAGCTGCTGCTGAAGAAGAACGAGGTGATGAACCTCACCGCCATCACCGCCCCTGAGGATGTGGCACGGCTTCACTTTTTGGACAGTCTGGCCCTTTTGAACCTGACGGATTTTTCCGGCAAGTCCCTGGTGGACGTGGGGACCGGCGCGGGCTTTCCCGGCCTCCCCCTGCGAATCTGCCGCCCGGACATCCGATTGACGCTGCTGGACTCCTTGGGCAAGCGGATCACCTTTTTGCAGGAGGTCTGCGACGCCCTGGATCTGGAGGATGTGACCTGCGTCCATGGCCGGGCCGAGGAGTTTGCCTCCGCCCACCGGGAATCCTTTGACCTGGCCGCCTCCCGGGCCGTGGCGTCGCTGCCTATGCTCTGCGAGCTATGCCTGCCGCTGGTGCGCCCGGGCGGCGCCTTTCTGGCCATGAAGTCCGTGGACTGCGCCCAGGAGCTCTCCGCCGCCGCCAAAGCCATCAAGGTTCTGGGGGGCGAGGTGGAGGAGGTTCGGGATTATGAGGTGCCCGGCGCCGGCGTCACCCACCGTTTGATCTCCATCCGAAAGGTTTGCTCCACACCGCCCAAATACCCCAGGGCTTTCGCCAAGATCAAAAAAGCGCCGCTGTGA
- a CDS encoding methylglyoxal synthase: MNIAIMSHDNKKELMVQFCTAYAGILSQHSLYATSTTGNMVSESTGLNIHCFLSYAHGGSQQIGARISYNEFDMVLFFNDPNSDVMAEDVSYISRLCDQNNIPFASNIATAEMLVLGLARGDLDWRTIVNPVTKPLNI; the protein is encoded by the coding sequence ATGAATATCGCCATCATGTCCCATGACAACAAAAAAGAGCTCATGGTTCAATTCTGCACCGCCTATGCCGGGATTCTGTCTCAGCACAGCCTATATGCCACCAGCACCACCGGAAACATGGTCTCTGAGTCCACGGGATTGAACATCCACTGTTTCCTCTCCTATGCCCACGGCGGAAGCCAGCAGATCGGGGCCCGCATCTCCTACAACGAGTTTGATATGGTGCTGTTTTTCAACGACCCCAACAGCGACGTCATGGCGGAGGATGTATCCTATATTTCCAGATTGTGCGATCAGAACAACATCCCCTTTGCCAGCAACATCGCCACCGCCGAGATGCTGGTGCTTGGTCTGGCCCGGGGCGATCTGGACTGGCGCA
- a CDS encoding glycoside hydrolase family 13 protein has translation MSSCFDSRDPRCKTPYGAVPTSTPVTLTLRPVGAEGFPRCELLAYHDFAASEEVLALSPTEEGGFTITFSAPAEPEIVWYAFRFYRADGSSRCLTRGGWGESADERRWQLTVYSGHRSTPEWFGRGITYQIFPDRFCRLSLPKPDGVVGNRVVHKDWNEPMDYLPDPDGEVRSRDFYGGSLLGISSKLPYLQSLGVSTLYLCPIFESASNHRYNTADYRKIDPFLGTEEDFAHLCGEGRKYGIRVVLDGVFNHTGSNSVYFNQEGFYPSVGAAQSLSSPYAGWYRFSHWPDQYDAWWGIRTLPAVQEDDPGYRAYMVTGEDSVIRRWLRLGASGWRLDVADELPDDFIRDIRRAMEETEGDAILLGEVWEDGSNKIAYSQRRRYLLGDETHALMNYPFRNAALAYLLGGPAEAFYEAMESIRENYPAPAFYSAMNFLGTHDTPRILTLLGQPAPITDRAERRVYRLSGEELRRGLRRLRLAALLLYAFPGSPTIFYGDEAGMQGFEDPFNRGTFPWGHENRELLEHYRLLGRIRTQRPSLQSGTIRYQAAQGGLLVFSRQEGDETTWALFNCGAEERSLTLPYPGDLATDLLTGQQFAVLDGEVELTLPSLDGMLLV, from the coding sequence ATGTCCTCTTGCTTTGACTCCCGGGACCCGCGCTGCAAGACCCCTTACGGCGCCGTTCCCACCTCCACCCCTGTGACCCTCACCCTCCGCCCGGTCGGCGCGGAGGGTTTTCCCCGCTGTGAACTCCTTGCCTACCACGACTTTGCCGCCTCAGAGGAGGTGCTCGCCCTCTCTCCCACGGAGGAGGGCGGATTCACCATCACCTTTTCCGCCCCCGCTGAGCCGGAGATCGTGTGGTATGCCTTCCGCTTTTACCGCGCAGACGGCTCCTCCCGCTGCCTTACCCGCGGCGGCTGGGGGGAAAGCGCCGACGAACGCCGCTGGCAGCTGACGGTCTACTCTGGGCACAGATCCACCCCTGAGTGGTTCGGCCGGGGCATTACCTACCAAATATTCCCAGATCGTTTCTGTCGGCTCTCCCTTCCAAAGCCCGACGGCGTGGTGGGCAACCGTGTGGTGCACAAAGACTGGAACGAACCCATGGACTATCTGCCGGACCCGGACGGCGAGGTGCGCAGCCGGGACTTCTACGGTGGCTCATTGTTGGGCATCTCCTCCAAGCTGCCCTATCTTCAGAGCCTTGGAGTCTCCACACTGTATCTCTGTCCCATCTTTGAATCCGCCTCCAATCACCGCTACAACACGGCGGACTACCGGAAGATCGATCCCTTCCTTGGCACGGAGGAGGACTTTGCGCACCTGTGCGGCGAGGGGCGCAAATACGGCATCCGGGTGGTGTTGGACGGCGTGTTCAACCACACCGGCTCCAACAGCGTCTACTTCAACCAGGAGGGCTTTTACCCCTCCGTTGGCGCGGCCCAGAGCCTAAGCTCCCCCTATGCCGGCTGGTACCGGTTTTCCCATTGGCCGGATCAGTACGACGCCTGGTGGGGCATCCGCACCCTGCCCGCCGTCCAGGAGGATGATCCGGGCTATCGGGCCTATATGGTGACGGGAGAGGACTCGGTGATCCGCCGCTGGCTCCGCCTGGGCGCCTCCGGCTGGCGGCTGGATGTGGCCGACGAGCTGCCCGACGACTTCATCCGGGACATCCGCCGCGCCATGGAGGAGACGGAGGGCGACGCCATTTTGTTGGGCGAGGTGTGGGAAGACGGGTCCAATAAGATAGCCTATTCCCAGCGCCGCCGCTATCTCCTTGGGGATGAGACACATGCCCTGATGAATTATCCCTTCCGCAACGCCGCTCTTGCCTATCTTTTGGGCGGACCGGCGGAGGCTTTTTATGAGGCCATGGAGAGCATCCGGGAGAATTATCCCGCCCCTGCCTTTTACTCGGCCATGAATTTTTTGGGCACCCATGATACGCCGCGGATTCTCACGCTCCTGGGCCAGCCAGCCCCCATCACCGACCGGGCGGAGCGCCGGGTCTACCGCCTCTCGGGAGAGGAGCTCCGGCGGGGACTGCGGCGGTTGCGGCTGGCGGCACTGCTGCTCTACGCCTTCCCCGGCTCCCCCACCATCTTTTACGGCGACGAGGCGGGGATGCAGGGCTTTGAGGACCCCTTTAACCGGGGGACCTTCCCCTGGGGCCATGAGAACAGGGAGCTTCTTGAGCACTACCGCCTGTTGGGCCGCATCCGCACCCAGCGCCCCTCTTTGCAAAGCGGAACCATCCGTTACCAAGCCGCCCAGGGCGGCCTGCTGGTCTTTTCCCGGCAGGAGGGCGATGAGACCACCTGGGCCCTTTTCAACTGCGGGGCAGAGGAGCGCAGTCTGACCCTTCCCTACCCGGGCGACCTGGCCACGGACCTGCTCACCGGTCAGCAGTTTGCGGTTTTAGACGGAGAGGTGGAGCTGACGCTGCCCTCCCTGGATGGAATGCTGCTTGTCTGA